One Acetobacter ghanensis DNA window includes the following coding sequences:
- a CDS encoding alpha-E domain-containing protein, giving the protein MIVSPTPLLSRYAECMMWLARYMERMENLARLLEVTETFVRNAEGQTAWDSILAINSDEAIFEQIYNNAQHGEIVPFYVTETRNPGSLVSLAQAVRDNARAVRPLVSIELWTQLNVFSRNILNLKNEDMSAHNLAELCTRVRQDCQAHFGIAEGTLYRDQAWLFYRLGKALERSDQITRLIDIRYHMLLPRAEVPGSEIDMTQWTSVLRSAAAYHAFRRLRPVTLTPANIVGFLLKNDGFPRSLSINLRQIDETLTHLAAHENLRQLCAPLLECVAELRASLLDQTAEEIIIRGLHDYMDWIQGQLRHLQNAIAATFWPVAIYQESPSESVVRQEQS; this is encoded by the coding sequence ATGATTGTTTCCCCTACTCCTCTTCTTTCCCGCTATGCAGAATGCATGATGTGGCTCGCGCGCTATATGGAGCGTATGGAAAATCTGGCCCGCCTTTTGGAAGTGACCGAAACTTTTGTGCGTAATGCCGAAGGGCAGACCGCATGGGATTCCATTCTGGCGATTAATTCGGATGAAGCCATATTCGAGCAGATTTACAACAATGCCCAACATGGGGAAATTGTGCCGTTTTATGTAACGGAGACACGTAACCCCGGCTCTCTGGTTTCGCTTGCTCAGGCGGTCAGGGATAATGCGCGTGCGGTTCGTCCTCTTGTCTCCATTGAGTTATGGACGCAACTCAATGTCTTTTCCCGAAATATACTGAACCTCAAAAATGAGGATATGTCAGCCCATAACCTCGCTGAATTATGCACACGCGTACGACAGGATTGCCAGGCCCATTTTGGCATAGCCGAGGGCACGCTCTATCGCGATCAGGCTTGGTTATTCTATCGTCTCGGCAAGGCTCTCGAGCGGAGTGACCAGATTACACGCCTGATCGACATTCGTTACCATATGCTGCTCCCTAGAGCGGAAGTTCCCGGTTCGGAAATTGATATGACGCAGTGGACATCCGTACTGCGTTCAGCTGCGGCTTATCACGCATTCAGGCGATTGCGCCCTGTCACGTTAACCCCGGCCAACATTGTCGGCTTTTTGCTCAAAAATGACGGCTTCCCACGGTCTCTCAGCATCAATTTACGTCAGATTGATGAGACGCTGACACACTTGGCGGCGCATGAGAATTTACGCCAACTCTGCGCGCCCCTTCTGGAATGTGTTGCTGAATTACGGGCTAGCTTGCTGGATCAGACAGCTGAAGAGATCATTATTCGTGGGTTGCATGATTATATGGACTGGATACAGGGCCAGCTCAGACATTTACAGAACGCCATTGCAGCAACGTTTTGGCCAGTTGCAATTTATCAGGAAAGCCCATCAGAGAGCGTAGTCAGACAGGAGCAGAGCTAA
- a CDS encoding peroxiredoxin, translated as MLLTSYQRASTFQHSRRKMIRKSRVSKGLLLSLLAVPFCAGVQLTCNPAHAALSQGANAPDFTLHGALAGKPILFSLKAALAKGPVVLYFFPAAFTPGCTQEAHDFADAADQFQSEGATLVGITAGNMDRVAEFSKVECRDRFAVLADPGALTAILYHSVNTDHQTLLSQRTSYVIAPDGTILFSFTGNDPEQHVTKTLESLKNWQKGKIQEESRK; from the coding sequence ATGCTGCTTACCAGTTATCAAAGGGCATCAACTTTTCAGCATTCGAGGCGCAAAATGATCAGAAAAAGTAGGGTTTCAAAAGGGCTCCTGCTCTCCTTACTCGCTGTGCCATTTTGTGCTGGTGTTCAGTTGACCTGTAACCCTGCACACGCGGCTTTGTCGCAAGGTGCCAATGCCCCGGATTTTACATTGCATGGCGCTCTTGCGGGCAAGCCAATCCTTTTTTCTCTTAAAGCGGCCCTCGCTAAAGGCCCGGTCGTGCTTTATTTTTTCCCAGCGGCCTTTACACCGGGCTGCACGCAGGAAGCGCATGATTTTGCAGATGCGGCTGACCAGTTTCAGTCAGAAGGCGCTACCCTTGTTGGGATAACCGCTGGGAACATGGATAGGGTTGCTGAATTTTCCAAGGTGGAATGTCGGGACCGTTTTGCTGTTCTGGCAGACCCGGGTGCATTAACTGCAATCCTGTATCATTCCGTGAACACTGACCATCAGACCCTCCTTTCTCAACGCACGTCCTATGTCATTGCGCCAGACGGAACTATTCTGTTCAGCTTTACGGGTAATGACCCGGAACAACACGTTACCAAAACGCTTGAGTCTTTAAAAAATTGGCAAAAGGGTAAAATACAAGAAGAGAGTAGAAAGTAA
- a CDS encoding circularly permuted type 2 ATP-grasp protein: protein MTNALHLAPSPTHGLLDDYKTPDFFCELMNRKAPYPPLVECIKKRLSALQIQELQKRTDSAEAQLYRMGITFTVYTDREAIDRILPFDAIPRVITASEWQHIERGVQQRIQAINLFLHDIYHEQHILKDGVVPSELVLKNANYCQAMVGLAVPGGVYVHINGTDLIRDQQGRFLVLEDNARTPSGVSYVIENRHMMLRLMPDLASGLPIRSVEDYGLRLHRALCEVAPQGVDDPRIVLLSPGIYNSAYFEHVFLSREMGVPLVEGKDLFVENHRVFMRTVMGPKPVHSIYRRLNDEFLDPLAFNPDSLLGVPGLIEAYRRGNVTLANALGTGVADDKAIYAYMPRIIRYYLDEDPILESVETHICAEPEGLAYTLANLDKLVVKPVGESGGYGLLIGPQATPAQLDEFRQKLRSNPGNYISQPTIGLSVTPTLCGDTIEARHVDLRPFAVTGRSVWVMPGGLSRVALRKGSLVVNSSQGGGSKDTWVMAS from the coding sequence ATGACCAATGCTTTACACCTTGCCCCCTCCCCCACCCACGGATTGTTGGACGATTACAAGACCCCGGATTTTTTTTGCGAACTCATGAATCGTAAAGCGCCGTATCCCCCACTTGTAGAATGTATAAAAAAACGTCTGTCTGCCTTACAAATACAGGAACTTCAGAAGCGGACAGATTCAGCGGAAGCACAACTGTACAGGATGGGCATTACCTTTACGGTTTATACAGACCGAGAGGCGATCGACCGTATATTACCTTTTGATGCTATTCCGCGCGTCATTACAGCCAGCGAATGGCAGCATATTGAACGAGGTGTTCAGCAACGTATTCAGGCGATCAACCTCTTTTTGCACGATATTTACCATGAGCAGCATATTCTAAAGGATGGTGTTGTACCATCTGAACTTGTGTTGAAAAATGCAAATTACTGTCAGGCTATGGTTGGTTTGGCCGTGCCCGGCGGTGTTTACGTGCATATTAATGGCACAGACCTTATCCGCGACCAGCAGGGGCGTTTTCTGGTACTGGAAGATAACGCTCGCACCCCCTCAGGGGTCTCCTATGTCATAGAAAACAGACATATGATGCTTCGCCTCATGCCGGATCTGGCATCCGGGTTGCCCATCAGATCCGTGGAGGATTATGGTCTGCGGCTCCATCGCGCATTGTGCGAAGTCGCGCCACAAGGTGTGGACGATCCACGCATTGTTCTGCTTTCTCCCGGTATTTATAATTCCGCTTATTTTGAACATGTCTTTCTATCCCGCGAGATGGGTGTCCCTTTAGTGGAAGGTAAAGACCTGTTTGTGGAGAACCATAGGGTGTTCATGCGAACCGTTATGGGGCCTAAGCCTGTTCACTCCATCTACCGGCGTCTTAATGATGAGTTCCTCGATCCGCTCGCTTTTAACCCAGATAGTCTTTTGGGCGTGCCGGGGCTGATAGAAGCCTATCGGCGCGGGAATGTTACACTGGCCAATGCATTGGGTACCGGCGTTGCGGATGATAAGGCCATTTATGCCTATATGCCGCGCATTATCCGTTATTATCTGGATGAAGACCCTATTTTGGAGAGTGTGGAAACACACATATGCGCCGAACCAGAAGGACTGGCTTATACTTTGGCCAACCTCGACAAGCTTGTGGTCAAACCAGTGGGAGAATCTGGTGGTTATGGACTGTTGATAGGACCGCAGGCAACACCTGCCCAGTTGGACGAGTTCAGGCAGAAATTACGGAGTAATCCGGGGAACTACATCAGCCAGCCAACCATTGGCCTTTCTGTTACCCCCACGCTCTGTGGGGATACCATAGAGGCCCGACATGTGGACCTTAGACCGTTTGCTGTAACGGGGCGGTCTGTATGGGTTATGCCCGGAGGGTTGTCCCGTGTCGCACTCCGTAAAGGGTCTCTGGTCGTTAATTCGTCTCAGGGTGGTGGTTCAAAAGATACGTGGGTCATGGCGTCATGA